A stretch of Bacillus pseudomycoides DNA encodes these proteins:
- a CDS encoding CehA/McbA family metallohydrolase — protein sequence MIEMKGTMTLSPFVKNKHSFLMDATDIINFTVTIDQGASRKIPLLLILRDSKGCVRIQYQTPIVDEKLVVATNPKFCSAGCVGGEIASGNWELEVVYTPHCANKALKFTGRKVDYTVNISVNDELEREYNREHFCKENVFIHENDFEKVVNEEHRWYKGDFHVHTNLTDGEIDDELAMSVCEKQELDFLYATEHNIVMPSYQKGSTLIIPSMELTTPYGHYNIFGMKEYVNFTEYLDESFSAKSMNELFSLMKEKDYLISVNHPFMKPWTNQININLENIHTMEIMCDPTYSKSKPSTLEALKFFDQMWLSGLKIWGIGGSDSHLHPSKTFPGSKDPSIYGDPGTYVLCNGLSIKNLKDAIQRGRIYFSRFRKLEIAIQNEGKTIYVGDEAQGNIRYNIHTDKPCEWRLIVNGQIIEKEFGSYVTFDFYLNEGAYARVEGWEDDELVAFINPIHNNVRHKNIKTWYEVLGGLEDE from the coding sequence ATGATTGAAATGAAAGGTACGATGACTCTTTCTCCATTCGTAAAAAATAAACATTCTTTTCTAATGGATGCAACCGATATTATTAATTTTACAGTAACGATCGATCAAGGAGCCAGTCGGAAAATTCCGCTCTTACTAATCTTGCGAGACTCTAAAGGGTGTGTGCGTATACAATATCAAACGCCAATTGTTGACGAAAAACTAGTTGTTGCAACAAATCCAAAGTTTTGTTCAGCTGGTTGCGTTGGAGGAGAAATAGCGTCTGGTAATTGGGAGCTAGAAGTAGTATATACGCCTCATTGTGCAAATAAAGCACTAAAATTTACCGGAAGAAAAGTTGATTACACAGTAAATATATCAGTGAATGACGAGTTAGAACGAGAATATAATCGAGAGCATTTTTGCAAAGAAAATGTCTTTATTCATGAAAACGATTTTGAAAAAGTAGTGAATGAAGAGCATCGTTGGTACAAAGGAGATTTTCATGTCCATACAAATTTAACGGACGGCGAGATAGATGATGAACTGGCAATGAGTGTATGTGAAAAACAAGAATTGGATTTCTTATATGCGACGGAACACAATATTGTAATGCCATCTTATCAAAAAGGAAGCACATTAATTATACCATCTATGGAACTTACAACTCCTTATGGTCATTACAATATATTCGGTATGAAGGAGTATGTTAACTTTACAGAGTATTTAGATGAATCATTCAGCGCCAAAAGTATGAATGAGCTATTTTCTCTCATGAAAGAAAAAGACTATTTAATTAGTGTGAATCATCCATTTATGAAACCGTGGACGAACCAAATTAATATTAATCTAGAAAATATTCATACAATGGAAATCATGTGTGATCCAACTTATAGCAAAAGCAAGCCATCTACTTTAGAAGCTTTAAAGTTCTTCGATCAAATGTGGTTAAGTGGTCTTAAAATCTGGGGGATTGGCGGAAGTGATTCTCATTTACATCCATCTAAAACATTCCCAGGATCTAAAGATCCATCAATCTATGGTGACCCAGGAACGTACGTATTATGTAATGGCTTATCTATTAAAAACTTAAAAGATGCGATCCAAAGAGGTAGAATTTATTTTTCTCGATTTAGAAAATTAGAGATAGCTATTCAAAATGAAGGTAAAACCATTTATGTCGGCGATGAGGCTCAGGGAAATATTCGCTACAACATTCATACAGATAAACCCTGCGAGTGGAGATTGATTGTGAATGGTCAAATTATCGAAAAAGAATTTGGCAGCTACGTAACCTTTGACTTTTATTTAAATGAAGGAGCATATGCCAGAGTTGAAGGTTGGGAAGATGATGAATTAGTGGCGTTTATAAATCCTATTCATAATAACGTTAGGCATAAGAATATTAAAACATGGTATGAAGTTTTAGGGGGATTAGAAGATGAATAA
- a CDS encoding HAD family hydrolase, with protein sequence MNKGIIFDKDGTLIQLDSVWYTIVHHVLDDIFQMYPNEKNKRNDYLKIIGMSDNDFESTSLLACRTNYFIAAAWFLLLENQNINKENFIHDVCALFKKHSTADDLVFTEVEGAKETLKYLKDHEYVIGVVTADDVDAAIHSLKMTGLYDYVDFLGADDGVNKTKPESDFYHMFKEKFALAEEDVFMVGDTLTDVRFARNSNIKVVGVLSGASKKEDLEEEADYILDSMKDISKIL encoded by the coding sequence ATGAATAAAGGAATTATTTTTGATAAAGATGGAACACTAATACAGCTAGACTCTGTCTGGTACACAATTGTTCATCATGTGCTAGATGATATATTTCAAATGTATCCAAATGAAAAAAATAAACGAAATGACTACCTAAAGATTATTGGTATGAGTGATAACGATTTTGAGAGTACAAGTTTACTAGCTTGTCGCACAAATTACTTTATTGCGGCTGCATGGTTTTTGTTGTTAGAAAATCAAAATATAAATAAAGAGAATTTTATTCATGATGTATGTGCATTATTTAAAAAACACTCTACAGCAGATGATCTCGTATTTACAGAAGTGGAAGGTGCAAAGGAAACATTAAAATATTTAAAAGACCATGAATATGTGATTGGAGTTGTTACAGCAGATGACGTTGATGCGGCCATTCATTCACTTAAAATGACAGGATTATATGATTATGTGGATTTTTTAGGTGCAGATGATGGTGTCAATAAAACAAAACCTGAAAGTGATTTTTATCATATGTTCAAAGAGAAGTTTGCACTGGCTGAAGAAGATGTGTTTATGGTAGGTGATACATTAACAGACGTTAGATTTGCAAGAAATAGCAACATTAAAGTAGTGGGCGTCCTGTCAGGTGCGAGTAAGAAGGAAGATTTAGAAGAAGAAGCAGATTATATTTTAGACAGTATGAAGGATATTTCCAAAATTTTATAA
- a CDS encoding ABC transporter ATP-binding protein codes for MAQLSFKNIYKKYDHDVTIVKDFNLEVNDGEFIVLVGPSGCGKSTTLRMIAGLEEISEGDFYIDRERVNDVTPKDRDIAMVFQNYALYPHMTVYDNMAFGLKLRKYSKAEIDQRVKHAAQILGLEKYLERKPKALSGGQRQRVALGRAIVRNAKVFLMDEPLSNLDAKLRVQMRAEITKLHQQLQTTTVYVTHDQIEAMTMATRLVVLKDGIIQQVGTPKEVYERPENVFVGGFIGSPGMNFLKGILTENAVMIDKWKIEISEERMKSLRNKGYANKEIIIGIRPEDFYCGKKLLELPHNTKITVTIDVSELMGSETYLYSNINGQSFVARVNSSVDVHSQSEMDLALDMEKVHYFDSETEKRIVL; via the coding sequence ATGGCTCAGCTATCATTCAAAAATATTTATAAGAAATATGATCATGATGTGACAATCGTAAAAGATTTTAATCTAGAAGTGAATGATGGAGAATTTATCGTTTTGGTTGGACCTTCAGGATGTGGGAAATCTACGACATTACGTATGATTGCAGGACTTGAGGAAATTTCAGAGGGAGACTTTTATATTGATAGAGAGCGTGTAAATGATGTTACACCGAAAGATCGAGATATCGCAATGGTTTTTCAAAACTACGCTCTTTATCCACATATGACAGTTTATGATAATATGGCGTTCGGCTTAAAGCTGCGAAAATATAGTAAAGCAGAAATTGATCAACGTGTGAAACATGCAGCACAAATCCTTGGGCTTGAAAAATATTTAGAGCGAAAGCCAAAAGCACTTTCAGGTGGACAACGTCAGCGTGTTGCATTAGGTCGAGCGATTGTTCGGAATGCAAAAGTTTTCTTAATGGACGAGCCATTATCAAATTTGGATGCGAAACTACGCGTTCAAATGCGTGCTGAGATTACAAAGTTACACCAACAGCTGCAAACAACAACTGTATATGTTACGCATGATCAAATAGAAGCGATGACAATGGCGACACGCTTAGTTGTACTAAAGGATGGTATCATCCAACAAGTCGGTACCCCTAAAGAGGTCTATGAAAGACCAGAGAATGTATTTGTCGGGGGCTTTATTGGTTCTCCCGGAATGAATTTTTTAAAAGGAATATTAACAGAAAATGCTGTTATGATTGATAAATGGAAAATCGAAATTTCAGAAGAGCGGATGAAAAGTTTGCGAAACAAAGGGTATGCCAATAAAGAAATTATCATAGGGATACGTCCAGAAGATTTTTATTGTGGAAAAAAACTTTTAGAGTTACCTCATAATACAAAGATAACGGTAACTATTGATGTGTCAGAATTAATGGGATCAGAAACATATCTTTATTCTAATATCAATGGTCAATCCTTTGTTGCGCGTGTTAACTCCTCAGTTGATGTGCATAGTCAATCTGAGATGGATCTAGCTTTGGATATGGAAAAAGTTCATTATTTTGATTCTGAAACTGAAAAACGGATTGTTTTATAG
- the ald gene encoding alanine dehydrogenase: MRIGVPTEIKNNENRVAMTPAGVVHLVRNNHKVFIQKGAGLGSGFTDAEYIEAGAKIVDTAEEAWNMDMVMKVKEPIESEYKHFSEGLILFTYLHLAPEPELTKALIEKKVVAIAYETVQLENRSLPLLAPMSEVAGRMSAQIGAQFLEKNKGGKGILLAGVPGVKRGKVTIIGGGQAGTNAAKIAVGLGADVTIIDLSAERLRQLDDIFGNQVKTLMSNPYNIAEAVKESDLVIGAVLIPGAKAPKLVTEEMIKSMEPGSVVVDIAIDQGGIFETTDRITTHDNPTYEKHGVVHYAVANMPGAVPRTSTLALTNVTVPYAVQIANKGYKEACLGNSALLKGINTLDGYVTFEAVAEAHGVEYKGAKELLEAETVSC, translated from the coding sequence ATGCGTATTGGGGTACCAACAGAAATTAAAAACAACGAAAACCGTGTGGCAATGACACCAGCTGGTGTTGTACATTTAGTTCGTAATAATCACAAAGTATTCATTCAAAAGGGTGCAGGTTTAGGATCTGGTTTCACAGATGCTGAGTACATTGAAGCAGGTGCAAAAATCGTTGATACAGCTGAAGAAGCTTGGAACATGGATATGGTAATGAAAGTTAAGGAACCAATTGAAAGCGAATACAAACACTTCAGCGAAGGTTTAATTCTATTCACATATCTACACTTAGCTCCAGAACCAGAATTAACAAAAGCTTTAATTGAAAAGAAAGTTGTAGCTATCGCTTACGAAACAGTACAATTAGAAAATCGTTCTTTACCATTACTTGCACCTATGAGTGAAGTAGCTGGTCGTATGTCTGCACAAATCGGTGCACAATTCCTTGAGAAAAACAAAGGCGGTAAAGGTATCTTACTAGCAGGCGTTCCAGGGGTAAAACGTGGTAAAGTAACAATTATCGGTGGTGGACAAGCTGGTACAAATGCTGCTAAAATTGCAGTTGGACTAGGTGCGGATGTAACAATCATCGACTTAAGTGCAGAACGTCTTCGTCAATTAGATGACATTTTCGGTAACCAAGTGAAAACTTTAATGTCTAACCCATACAATATTGCAGAAGCTGTAAAAGAATCTGATCTTGTAATCGGTGCGGTATTAATTCCAGGTGCAAAAGCTCCAAAACTTGTAACAGAAGAAATGATTAAATCAATGGAACCAGGTTCTGTTGTAGTAGATATCGCAATTGACCAAGGTGGTATTTTCGAAACAACTGACCGCATTACAACTCATGATAACCCAACTTATGAAAAACATGGCGTTGTTCATTATGCAGTTGCAAACATGCCAGGTGCGGTTCCACGTACATCAACTCTTGCATTAACAAACGTAACAGTACCATACGCAGTGCAAATTGCAAACAAAGGCTACAAAGAAGCTTGCCTAGGCAACTCTGCATTATTAAAAGGTATTAATACATTAGATGGTTATGTAACATTCGAAGCAGTTGCAGAAGCTCATGGTGTAGAATACAAAGGTGCAAAAGAATTATTAGAAGCAGAAACTGTATCTTGCTAA
- a CDS encoding amino acid permease — translation MANLFKKKSVTQLLGESKSKTLSKTLGAFDLTMLGIGAIIGTGVLVLTGLVAARDAGPAVIFSFMIAAIVCGFAALCYAEVASTLPVSGSVYTYSYATIGEFVAHLMGWTLLSVYVVTTAAVAGGWTGYFNNLVSGFGLEIPKALLTIPSQGGIVNLPAVIITLVLTWLLSRGTKESKRVNNAMVLIKIGIVVLFIAVGVFYVKPENWVPFTPYGLSGVFAGGAAVFFAFLGFDALATSAEEVKNPQRDLPIGIIASLVICTIIYVAVCLVMTGMVSYKELDVPEAMAYVLEVVGQDKVAGVIAIGAVIGIMAVIFAYIYATTRVFFAMSRDGLLPESFAKINKKTEAPTFSTWLTGIGSALIAGFIDLKELSNLANIGALLTFAMVGVSVIILRKTHPNLQRGFMVPLVPTLPIISIVCCLFLMVNLPLTTWMYFGAWLAIGVVVYFVYSKKHSHLKEDGSSQDSLEEAN, via the coding sequence GTGGCCAACCTGTTTAAAAAGAAATCCGTTACGCAATTGTTAGGGGAAAGTAAAAGTAAGACTTTGTCTAAAACTTTAGGGGCATTTGACCTAACAATGCTAGGGATTGGTGCGATAATCGGTACAGGAGTTCTTGTATTAACTGGATTAGTAGCAGCGAGAGATGCTGGTCCAGCAGTTATTTTTTCATTTATGATTGCAGCAATTGTTTGTGGGTTTGCAGCATTATGTTATGCAGAAGTTGCTTCGACACTCCCAGTTTCAGGTAGCGTATACACATATTCTTATGCAACAATCGGTGAGTTTGTAGCCCATTTAATGGGATGGACGTTATTATCAGTATATGTTGTAACAACAGCAGCAGTAGCTGGTGGATGGACAGGTTATTTCAATAACTTAGTGAGTGGATTTGGATTAGAAATTCCAAAAGCGCTGTTAACGATTCCATCTCAAGGTGGTATTGTGAACTTGCCAGCAGTAATCATCACGCTCGTATTAACATGGTTGTTATCACGTGGTACGAAAGAGAGTAAGCGTGTAAATAACGCAATGGTATTAATTAAAATTGGTATTGTTGTCTTATTTATTGCAGTTGGTGTATTCTACGTAAAACCAGAAAACTGGGTACCATTTACACCGTACGGTTTAAGTGGAGTCTTTGCCGGAGGAGCAGCAGTATTCTTTGCTTTCCTAGGTTTTGATGCATTAGCAACTTCAGCAGAAGAAGTAAAAAATCCACAGCGTGACCTTCCAATTGGTATCATTGCTTCGTTAGTTATTTGTACGATCATTTATGTTGCAGTTTGTCTTGTTATGACTGGTATGGTTTCTTATAAAGAATTAGATGTACCAGAAGCAATGGCTTATGTACTAGAAGTTGTCGGACAAGATAAAGTAGCTGGTGTAATTGCTATTGGAGCTGTAATTGGTATTATGGCTGTAATTTTTGCTTATATTTACGCAACAACACGTGTATTCTTTGCAATGAGTCGTGACGGTTTATTGCCAGAATCTTTTGCGAAAATTAACAAAAAGACAGAAGCACCAACATTTTCAACTTGGTTAACAGGAATTGGTAGTGCTTTAATTGCTGGATTTATCGATTTAAAAGAATTGTCGAATTTAGCGAATATTGGAGCGTTATTAACATTTGCGATGGTTGGTGTATCAGTTATCATCCTTCGTAAAACACATCCGAACTTACAACGCGGATTTATGGTACCACTTGTACCAACTTTACCGATCATTTCAATCGTATGCTGTCTATTCTTAATGGTAAACTTACCATTAACGACATGGATGTACTTCGGTGCTTGGTTAGCAATTGGAGTAGTCGTATACTTTGTTTATTCGAAAAAACACAGTCATCTAAAAGAAGATGGAAGTTCGCAAGATAGCTTAGAAGAAGCTAATTAA